In the genome of Campylobacter avium LMG 24591, the window AGTTTTGTAGACGCACAGATAGAACAGTATGTCTCACAAGAGGATTTAGCTCACGCTAAGAGTGAGTTAATATCCTGCCCTGAAATAAATAATAACCTTTGCGGGCATATATATGAGATAAGCAAAAATCATGCCAAGTCTATTTTTGTAGGCACAGCTGATATGATAGTGGATGAGCAAGGCCTGCTTCTTAACGCCTTTGTTTTTGCAGCGGCAAATTATGTAGCCTTAGCTGCGGTGAATAAAGAATACTCCGTCTTAATTTCATCCAAGAGTTATTTTTATGCTCCCTTAAAATTTGGCGATGTTTTATTCTTAGAAGCACAGGCTTTGTTTGATGAGAATTCAAGAAAAAGGGAAGTGAAGGTTTCAGGTTTTGTAAAAGAAATAAAAGTGTTTGAAGCAAATATGCAAGTAGTGGTTACTGACGCTCATATCTTTAAAATGGAAAGACCGCAAAACAAAAAGCTTTCAGACTCAAGCGAAACAGAGAACGAAGACAAACAAGATAAAGAGAGCGTAAAACCCGCCGCCATGCCAACTCAAGCTGATGGCATGGCCATGGTTGCTGACTTGATGAGCAAAAAGAACTAAGGCTTTAGATACGGTATATCAATCCAATTTTTAGGACAGCTTTCGCGGTAAGTTCCCGTAGCGTCGTAATAATAGGTACAGTCATCATAATACCTATTTGATATACCTCTTTCATTTATATAACAAGCACTGAAAAAAAGCAGCACAAAAAAAGTCATTATAAGCTTAGTCATTTTTATCATTCATCTTTCGCCATTTATAAGGTTCTATCGGGTTTTTATCAACCCAAAGACCTAGTTTTTGAGACCGTGCTTGCTCTTCGTATTTTTTATATATATCACTGTAGTAAGTGTAAGCCCAAGCGTAGCCGTTTTCCACCATTTTTTTGTTAATGTCCTCATTGTTTAATTCTATCTTAGCAATAATCCTTCCATATTTATCCTTATCCTTTTTTATGGCCTTTATGTGTTTTGAAGCTATCATAGAGGCTAGAAAGTCTCTTGATTTTTTGCCAAAGGCCTGATTTGATTCTGGTGCGTCTATTGCAAAGAGGCGAATTCTATGAGTTTTTTTTGCCTCATCTAAGAGTGTGATAGTATCGCCATCTATTACCTTTACGACCTTGCCTTGCAAGTAGTCTTGACTTGCTATAAAGGAGTTTAGGAAAAATATCAAAGTCCCAAGGATTAAAAGCACAAAGACCTTTTTAGGATCACTTGCTATTTTTCGTAAATTTATAATATCTTTTTTTCTTAATCTCATTAAATACTCTTTACTTTGATACTTTTATTATATTAAAATTAATAAAACTTTGGTAAGAAATTAGGATTTTTTTGGATTTAAAATTATGCTTAGATTAGTTTTTATCATTTTTTTACTTTTTTTCATATCTTGCGATAAACAAGATAAAGATAGACAAGAGGCTAATTTTACTAAGCTAAATAACAGCGCAGAATTTAGCGAAAAAGAGCAAGATAAGGCTAAAATATTTCTTGAAAATGAGGCCTATATCCTGGGTTTAAAATTTGACTGTAAGTTAAATTCGCTTGATGAAAACACTAGCTTATACTGCATAGATTCTATTTTTAATATACAAGATAAGAAAAACGAAAAAGTTTTTAGTTTAAAGGATGCTTTTATCGAGCTTAGTGAAGGCTTAACTAAATTTAGCTTTTCAAACGCCTTTTATTCGTATCAACTAAGCTTTAAAGATGAAATTTATAGTCTAAAAATTACAAATTTAAAAGAAAACTCCGTAGAGCTTGAGGACTATTTTACCAGCTTAGATGAGGAAGTGTTTTTTAAAGATGAGCCTGAATTTGTTGATTTAAACAAGCTTTTCTTTGCTTCAAATGTGAATTTGGAGGAAAGTTTGTTTAATACTGCTAATTTATCTGGAAGAAAATTATTTTCAAAAGACGCAAAATGGGAGCTTTGGAGAAAAAATATCAAAGAAAATGATTTTTTATATAATCTGTCAAATCACAGCTATTACATATACAAAGATGGCTATTTAAGCGATGAGTTTAGTGTAAGTTTGCATAAAAAAGATGATTTGTTTTACCTTGGCGTAAACACGCCTAGACATTTTAAGCATGCTTTGATACAGGATTTTTTTTGCATAGATGATATTTTTGTGTTTAAATTTGATGAGAGAAATTTTATCTTTGCCAAAGTTGATGAAGACTTTGTGAATTTTTATGAAGCAAAGTTAGGTTTCATGGGTCTTGATGTTAGTTTATTAACTTTTAATTCTTATTTTAATTTTTCAAAAAATGATTTAAAATACGAGATGTTTTTAAGTGAGGAGGGCTGCGAGGACTGCGAGCAAAATTTAAGCAGCACGGATTTTAATCCAACTTCGTTCTAAAGGCTATGGCCTTATGCAAGGAGATTAAATCAACATTTTCAAGACTCACCCCGCTAGGAATTCCTTGCGCTATCTTAGAAAAGCTTAAATTTAAATCCTTAAGTTTTTCTTCTATGAAAAAATACGAAGCGTCAGAATGCACGGAGTGCGTTAAGGCAAAGATTAATTCCTTGCAAGAATTTATATTTATCATGGCTCTTAGCTTGTCTATTTTATCATCGCTTATTTCATCAAGCACAAAATAAAGCCCGTTAAAACTAGAGCTTTCCTCTATGATTAATATATCCTTAGCTGATTCGACTATGCAAAGCAAGGATTTATCTCTATTTTCATTTACGCAAAACTCGCACAACTCATCATCACTTAAATTTCCGCACCTTATGCAAGGTTTTACGAAGCGAACCACCTCTTCTATGTTGTGTGCGATTTTTAGGCTAAGGCTGTGTTCTTTGCTTAAGAAATACGCAAGCCTTAGGGCTGATTTTTTACCAATGCTAGGCAAAAGGCTTAGGTTATTTACTAGCTCATTTATCTTTTCATTGGCCATATTTCACCCTTGATATTTTAAATATATGATAATAATTTTCAAAGCTGTAATTTAGGCTAAGATTACACATTGAGCAAATTTGATCCACTATGTAAAGTCCAAGTCCCATGCCTTTTTGCTTGTTTCCTTTTTCTCTAACAAAGGCCTTTGTGTATTCCTCAAATTTATATTTAAGCGGTGCCTTTGCCTTGTTTTTGACTATGACATACTCATCAAAGCATTCTATTATGCAAATACCATCAAGAGAGTATTTTATGGCATTATCTATAAGATTTTTTAAGACCAAAGCACAGGTTTCTATGTCCGCTGTAAGCTTTATATCCTCTCCTCTTGCGATTATGACCTTATTATCAAAATCATCAATCATCAATAAATCCTTAGCAGCCATAACTAGTTCTTTAAATTTGTATTCTTTAGGCTCTAACACATAGCTTTTTGAGAACAAATTTTCCATTTTAGCTGATTCATTTATTAAAGAATCAAGTCTTTTAAAAACCTTTAACAATCTGTTTTTTTGCTTTTCGTCATTTAGTAGCTGTGCTATTATCATGCCCTTGCCAATCGGCGTTTTAAGCTCATGCATAATGGCTCTTAGGAAGAACTGTCTTGAGTAGAGTAAATTTTGATTTTTATCTAAGATGTTAAAAAATTCAAAGGCTATTTTGCCTATCTCATCTTGTTTGTATTTGTAAGATGTGAATTTTTTACCTTTCATTATCTGGTCAATTTGATTTGATAGAATTTTAAGCGGGTTTAAATACTCCATGATTGCAAAATAAAGAAGCAAAAAGAAAAATATAGCAAGCAAAAAGCCAAAAAGCAAAAACTCAAAGCTTATATAAGCTCTATTTATATATAAAACCAAGTCGTATTGGCTGTTTTTTAACCACAAAAAAAGCTGATTTTTAT includes:
- a CDS encoding thermonuclease family protein — translated: MRLRKKDIINLRKIASDPKKVFVLLILGTLIFFLNSFIASQDYLQGKVVKVIDGDTITLLDEAKKTHRIRLFAIDAPESNQAFGKKSRDFLASMIASKHIKAIKKDKDKYGRIIAKIELNNEDINKKMVENGYAWAYTYYSDIYKKYEEQARSQKLGLWVDKNPIEPYKWRKMNDKND
- the recR gene encoding recombination mediator RecR; protein product: MANEKINELVNNLSLLPSIGKKSALRLAYFLSKEHSLSLKIAHNIEEVVRFVKPCIRCGNLSDDELCEFCVNENRDKSLLCIVESAKDILIIEESSSFNGLYFVLDEISDDKIDKLRAMININSCKELIFALTHSVHSDASYFFIEEKLKDLNLSFSKIAQGIPSGVSLENVDLISLHKAIAFRTKLD
- a CDS encoding ArsS family sensor histidine kinase — translated: MKYYSTRTKITIAFSLAFFFICMFFIVTVYLEIQKNNKKLNEQQQHFVDNILNNYNASYDKDIIVYLQSTGFKILHDDELAQRVKKHGTVSFSTVKFYGEFKLISYKNQLFLWLKNSQYDLVLYINRAYISFEFLLFGFLLAIFFFLLLYFAIMEYLNPLKILSNQIDQIMKGKKFTSYKYKQDEIGKIAFEFFNILDKNQNLLYSRQFFLRAIMHELKTPIGKGMIIAQLLNDEKQKNRLLKVFKRLDSLINESAKMENLFSKSYVLEPKEYKFKELVMAAKDLLMIDDFDNKVIIARGEDIKLTADIETCALVLKNLIDNAIKYSLDGICIIECFDEYVIVKNKAKAPLKYKFEEYTKAFVREKGNKQKGMGLGLYIVDQICSMCNLSLNYSFENYYHIFKISRVKYGQ